A genomic stretch from Rubripirellula reticaptiva includes:
- a CDS encoding response regulator: MTTILIVDDHEDIREMMTLKLQQRGFAVVTAVNGLEAVLATAQSVPSLILMDINMPELDGLEATMQIRAADAEKRIPVIALTAYALPDDETRAIAAGCDALHPKPVDFEKLFRQINDLIGDSGDVQISS, translated from the coding sequence ATGACCACCATACTTATTGTTGACGATCACGAAGACATTCGCGAAATGATGACGCTAAAACTGCAGCAGCGCGGCTTCGCAGTGGTCACGGCGGTCAACGGACTCGAGGCCGTCTTAGCCACCGCGCAGTCCGTGCCTTCGCTAATTCTGATGGACATTAACATGCCGGAACTGGATGGTTTAGAAGCAACCATGCAAATCCGAGCCGCCGATGCCGAGAAACGCATTCCGGTGATCGCATTGACCGCTTACGCTTTACCTGATGACGAGACCCGCGCAATCGCCGCCGGCTGTGACGCACTTCACCCGAAGCCCGTTGATTTTGAAAAGCTATTTCGACAGATCAACGACCTAATTGGTGATAGCGGCGATGTGCAAATTTCCTCTTAG
- a CDS encoding putative zinc-binding metallopeptidase has protein sequence MKTGSCRCGNRIFFNNTLCLSCRATVGRCVPCGALTSFTARNDSSACDACGTAAFPCRNQRYRVCHSFITAPNELCRWCKFTKVIPSLNRPNSVARWAAMESAKRRLLVQLDQLGLPPFIDKLIETHPLAFEFREDSVDMNGQQQKVTTGHESGLVTINLAEADSVHRERLRVQLGEPQRTLIGHMRHEVGHYIDWAWASRIARDEYQRLFGEPNSVDYGQAMCRHYEQGPPADWSTRHVSAYATMHPWEDFAETVNVYLDIMAIATTANEIGGRSLDLSPTADPSQLVAGVLEIVVEVSEYNFDLGLAPLLPEKLHTAVLEKLAYVHCLRRNITID, from the coding sequence ATGAAAACCGGAAGCTGCCGTTGTGGCAATCGCATCTTCTTCAACAACACCCTCTGCCTTTCGTGCAGAGCAACGGTCGGCCGATGCGTTCCCTGCGGAGCGTTGACAAGTTTTACTGCCCGAAACGATTCCTCGGCTTGCGATGCATGCGGCACCGCCGCGTTCCCCTGTCGAAACCAACGTTATCGTGTTTGCCATTCATTCATTACAGCGCCCAATGAACTTTGCCGGTGGTGCAAGTTCACCAAGGTCATTCCGTCACTAAACCGACCGAACAGTGTCGCTCGATGGGCAGCAATGGAGTCCGCGAAACGCCGACTTCTCGTCCAGCTGGACCAACTCGGTTTACCTCCGTTTATCGACAAGTTGATCGAAACGCATCCGCTGGCGTTCGAGTTTCGCGAGGATTCGGTGGACATGAACGGTCAACAACAGAAGGTCACTACCGGTCACGAAAGCGGTCTCGTCACAATTAATCTGGCCGAAGCCGACAGCGTGCATCGCGAGCGTTTGCGAGTCCAATTGGGTGAACCACAGCGAACGCTGATCGGTCACATGCGGCACGAAGTGGGCCATTACATCGACTGGGCTTGGGCCAGTCGGATTGCTAGGGATGAATACCAACGGTTGTTCGGCGAGCCAAATTCAGTTGACTATGGTCAAGCGATGTGCCGCCACTACGAACAAGGCCCGCCGGCAGACTGGTCCACCCGCCACGTCAGTGCTTACGCGACCATGCATCCGTGGGAAGACTTTGCAGAGACCGTCAATGTGTATCTTGACATCATGGCAATCGCCACCACCGCGAATGAAATCGGCGGGCGTTCTCTCGACTTGTCGCCCACTGCCGATCCGAGCCAACTGGTTGCAGGCGTCCTGGAGATCGTGGTCGAAGTGAGTGAATACAACTTTGACCTTGGTCTAGCTCCATTACTACCCGAAAAGCTGCACACAGCCGTTCTAGAAAAGCTTGCGTACGTGCATTGCTTACGCCGGAACATCACCATCGACTAA
- a CDS encoding mechanosensitive ion channel family protein, producing MKSPILFRLLVLLLLFASVSSLAYSQDTPPAEVEIANEPAATVAVDDVADDSAIAGRLRRIFESSGWYGDLNVSSDNGIVTLEGIATSADHREWAGNTARKTKDVIAVINKLDVDAIVDLTSSKEVVTQSLDTLWQDFLVRSPLLFAALVALMLTAVLARLASWLLFKILGNRGMRSSLKDLIYQLGSLTVWIAGFLTATIVAFPGMTPAKALTVLGLGSVAIGFAFKDIFENFFAGVLILWGYPFDRGDFITCDGITGKVEQITIRNTLIRQLDGELTVMPNATLFKNNVDVLTSQPQRRVRLICGVAYDEDVDQSRDVIRQAVQSCDSIEGIRTVEVFAQEFASSSVNFEVAWWTGSKPTEIRRSRDQVVGAIKRALDEAGIEIPFPYRTLTFKDSAVESAMKNLVDGDVPA from the coding sequence CCCATTCTTTTTCGTCTGCTGGTTCTGCTGCTGTTATTTGCATCAGTCTCGAGTCTTGCCTATTCGCAAGACACTCCTCCAGCTGAAGTTGAGATCGCCAATGAACCGGCGGCGACGGTGGCGGTGGATGACGTGGCTGACGATTCGGCGATCGCGGGCCGGTTGCGGCGAATTTTTGAGTCGTCCGGTTGGTATGGCGATCTGAACGTTTCGTCCGACAACGGCATCGTGACCTTGGAAGGCATCGCCACTTCAGCTGACCACCGCGAATGGGCAGGCAACACGGCGCGAAAAACGAAGGACGTAATCGCCGTCATCAACAAACTCGATGTTGACGCGATTGTCGATCTGACTTCCAGCAAGGAAGTGGTCACCCAAAGTCTCGATACGCTTTGGCAGGATTTTCTTGTTAGGTCACCTCTGCTGTTTGCTGCACTAGTTGCCTTGATGCTCACAGCGGTTTTGGCAAGGTTGGCCAGTTGGTTGCTGTTCAAGATTCTCGGCAACCGTGGAATGCGCTCGAGCCTAAAAGATTTGATCTATCAACTCGGGTCGTTGACCGTCTGGATCGCAGGTTTTTTGACAGCAACGATCGTCGCATTTCCTGGCATGACACCAGCGAAAGCACTAACGGTTCTGGGGCTCGGGTCTGTCGCAATCGGCTTTGCGTTCAAGGACATTTTCGAGAACTTTTTTGCCGGCGTTTTGATTCTTTGGGGTTATCCGTTCGATCGAGGGGACTTCATCACTTGTGATGGAATCACTGGAAAGGTTGAACAGATTACGATTCGCAACACGTTGATTCGGCAGCTTGACGGTGAACTTACTGTGATGCCTAACGCAACTCTGTTTAAAAATAATGTCGATGTGTTGACCAGTCAGCCACAACGCCGAGTCAGACTGATCTGCGGCGTCGCCTATGATGAAGATGTCGATCAATCCCGCGATGTCATTCGCCAGGCCGTCCAGAGCTGTGATTCGATTGAGGGAATTCGTACGGTTGAGGTTTTTGCGCAGGAGTTTGCAAGTTCAAGTGTTAATTTTGAAGTCGCCTGGTGGACTGGGTCGAAGCCAACCGAAATTCGACGCAGTCGAGATCAAGTCGTCGGTGCGATCAAACGGGCCCTTGACGAGGCGGGAATCGAAATTCCATTTCCCTACCGAACGCTGACGTTCAAAGATTCTGCTGTCGAGTCAGCAATGAAGAACTTAGTCGATGGTGATGTTCCGGCGTAA
- a CDS encoding transglutaminase-like domain-containing protein codes for MNQILVGSRLHYLVKEPTVFLLNLSVAQNEHQATSNESIEISPFQTVDECAVGQSGNRLLRLNALPGELTIAYQATVELHAEEVDSTNLGEVSYEKLPADVLTYLNPSRYCESDKLFRFASEEFGHLVPGYSRATAICNWTFDQLTYTPGSTGPTTTACDVLLQRTGVCRDYAHVSISLCRAMGIPARYVSGYAVNLQPPDFHGFFEAYFDGRWFLFDATRLAPVGGFVRIGTGRDAADVAFATMRGDAECTGMKVWANEQQSGDHLLDPENVQTAVSSA; via the coding sequence ATGAACCAAATTCTCGTCGGTAGCCGACTGCACTATCTTGTCAAAGAACCCACTGTCTTCCTGCTGAACTTATCTGTCGCACAGAACGAGCATCAAGCGACTAGCAACGAGTCGATCGAAATATCACCGTTCCAGACCGTCGATGAATGTGCCGTCGGGCAATCAGGTAACCGCTTGTTGCGTCTCAATGCCCTGCCAGGTGAACTGACGATCGCTTACCAAGCGACAGTTGAGCTTCATGCTGAGGAAGTCGATTCAACAAACTTAGGCGAAGTAAGCTACGAAAAACTTCCCGCAGACGTACTGACCTACTTGAACCCGAGCCGATACTGCGAATCAGATAAGTTGTTTCGGTTCGCGAGCGAAGAATTTGGTCATCTTGTGCCGGGCTATTCAAGAGCGACGGCAATTTGCAATTGGACCTTCGACCAGTTGACCTACACACCAGGCAGTACGGGACCGACAACAACGGCCTGCGACGTCCTGCTGCAGCGAACCGGTGTCTGCCGAGACTATGCTCACGTCTCAATCAGCCTTTGTCGAGCGATGGGGATCCCAGCAAGATATGTTTCAGGCTACGCCGTTAATCTTCAGCCACCAGACTTTCACGGTTTCTTTGAAGCGTACTTTGATGGCCGATGGTTTTTGTTTGACGCCACACGATTGGCGCCGGTTGGCGGATTCGTTCGTATCGGAACGGGCCGCGATGCCGCGGATGTTGCATTTGCAACCATGCGAGGCGACGCGGAATGCACGGGGATGAAAGTTTGGGCGAATGAGCAGCAAAGTGGTGACCACTTGCTCGACCCCGAGAACGTTCAAACCGCCGTTAGCTCTGCGTAG